Proteins encoded within one genomic window of Rossellomorea vietnamensis:
- the nikC gene encoding nickel transporter permease, whose amino-acid sequence MAELAEPQKELHPSLEEETVSPWKEAWKSFTKNKIALVGFCIVLFFVILAIAAPLIAPQGINEQDLSKRLQAPSSEHWLGTDDFGRDILSRIIHGARISLWVGFFAVIGSSVIGSLLGIVAGYYGRWVDTIISRIFDIMLAFPSILLAIAVVAALGPSLRNALIAIAIINIPNFGRLIRSRVLSVKQEEYVMAAKAIGMSDFRILFSHVLPNSMAPIIVQGTLAIATAIIEAAALGFLGLGAQAPEPEWGKMLSDARQYMLQAPWTMIFPGLAIMLTVLGFNLMGDGLRDALDPKMKN is encoded by the coding sequence ATGGCAGAATTAGCAGAACCGCAAAAGGAGCTTCATCCTTCCCTGGAAGAAGAAACGGTTTCTCCCTGGAAGGAAGCCTGGAAAAGCTTCACAAAGAATAAAATTGCTTTAGTCGGATTTTGTATCGTCCTGTTCTTTGTCATCCTGGCGATTGCAGCACCACTCATTGCACCCCAGGGGATCAATGAGCAGGATTTATCCAAACGACTGCAGGCACCGTCCTCAGAACATTGGTTGGGGACGGATGATTTTGGACGGGATATTTTATCACGTATCATCCATGGTGCGCGTATCTCGTTATGGGTCGGTTTCTTCGCCGTCATAGGTTCTTCCGTGATCGGTAGTTTACTGGGGATTGTAGCGGGTTATTATGGCAGATGGGTCGATACGATCATTTCCCGTATTTTTGACATTATGCTTGCCTTTCCAAGTATCCTGCTTGCAATCGCTGTTGTGGCAGCACTTGGGCCGTCACTCCGAAATGCATTGATTGCCATTGCCATCATCAATATACCGAATTTCGGTCGACTCATCCGTTCACGGGTACTGAGTGTGAAGCAGGAAGAGTATGTCATGGCTGCAAAAGCAATCGGGATGAGCGACTTCAGGATTCTTTTCAGTCATGTACTGCCGAATAGTATGGCTCCGATCATCGTGCAGGGAACACTTGCCATTGCGACGGCCATCATTGAAGCGGCAGCACTTGGTTTCCTTGGTCTTGGAGCCCAGGCACCTGAACCTGAATGGGGAAAAATGCTGTCCGATGCAAGACAGTATATGCTTCAGGCCCCTTGGACGATGATCTTCCCGGGACTCGCCATCATGCTGACTGTATTAGGCTTCAACCTGATGGGGGATGGACTCCGGGATGCGCTGGATCCAAAAATGAAAAACTAA
- a CDS encoding ABC transporter permease — translation MFQYTIRRLLQLIPVLLGMTLIVFSIIRAIPGDPAQVILGQQATKEAVAALRDQLGLDNAWYIQYIDYLKGLLTGDLGSSLRTKTEVSTEIWPYLAATAELAIVAIIIAIVIGVNAGIISAWFQNSWFDYTAMILALIGVSMPIFWLGLMEQWTFGIQLDILPTTGRENIRNPVDSITNFYILDTIMQGRFDQLGDVLKHIILPGIALATIPMAIIARMTRSSMLEVMRSDYIRTARAKGLKMFWVVYKHSLKNAIIPVLTVIGLQMGLLLGGAILTETIFGWPGIGRYIYEAIGYRDYPVVQSGILVVATIFVTINLIVDLLYAAVDPRIKYN, via the coding sequence ATGTTCCAATACACCATTCGTCGACTACTGCAGCTCATTCCCGTATTACTCGGGATGACTCTTATCGTTTTTTCGATCATCCGTGCCATTCCGGGAGATCCCGCTCAGGTGATACTGGGGCAGCAGGCTACGAAGGAAGCCGTTGCAGCATTAAGGGATCAGCTCGGTCTCGATAATGCCTGGTATATCCAATACATTGATTATTTAAAAGGATTATTGACCGGGGATTTAGGGAGCTCCCTGCGAACGAAGACGGAAGTTTCAACCGAAATCTGGCCTTATCTGGCCGCTACAGCTGAGCTTGCCATCGTGGCCATCATCATCGCCATTGTCATAGGTGTGAACGCAGGGATCATCAGTGCATGGTTCCAAAACTCCTGGTTCGACTATACGGCCATGATCCTGGCTCTTATCGGTGTTTCCATGCCGATCTTCTGGTTAGGACTGATGGAGCAATGGACATTCGGTATCCAGCTTGACATCCTGCCTACAACTGGAAGGGAAAATATACGGAATCCCGTTGATTCAATAACCAACTTCTATATTCTCGATACAATCATGCAGGGCCGTTTCGATCAGCTTGGTGACGTATTGAAGCACATCATTCTGCCGGGGATTGCCTTAGCGACCATCCCGATGGCCATTATTGCCCGGATGACACGCTCAAGTATGTTGGAAGTTATGCGTTCGGATTATATTCGCACAGCCCGTGCCAAGGGATTGAAAATGTTCTGGGTCGTGTACAAGCATTCTTTGAAAAATGCCATCATCCCGGTGCTGACCGTCATTGGTTTACAGATGGGTCTTCTACTCGGTGGTGCGATCTTGACCGAGACCATCTTCGGCTGGCCTGGAATCGGACGTTATATATACGAAGCGATCGGTTACCGTGATTACCCAGTCGTTCAATCAGGAATCCTGGTTGTCGCCACCATCTTTGTTACGATTAACTTGATTGTCGACTTACTGTATGCGGCTGTCGATCCGCGTATTAAATACAACTAA
- a CDS encoding ABC transporter substrate-binding protein, which translates to MLLILLVSSALYGCGGDEKSSGDSGNSGDNGDPKVLIFGRGGDSVALDPGTVTDGESFKVTKNIFETLVKFGEQDTEVNPGLAEKWEVSDDGLNYKFMLREGVKFQDGTDFNAEAVVKNFERWMNGNADQFPYYGSMFGGFKGDEGHVIKEVKAADDMTVEFVLKRPQAPFLKNIAMSPFAIVSPKAIDELGDKLAEAPTDAGTGPFKFVEWKRNDKIVIEKNEDYWNKDLPKLDQVVFKSIPENSARLNALISGEIDLADGVNPSDASKVEGDDNLQLFERPSMNVGYLGLTSTRKPFDNPKVRQAINYAINKQEIIDAFFEGKAEMAKNPMPPVIGGYNDDIEPYEYNPEKAKELLAEAGLKDGFDMELWAMPVPRPYMPDGQKVAEAIQADLAEVGVKAKIVSYEWATYLEKAKNGEADAFLLGWTGDNGDADNFLYVLLDQDNIGSNNYSYYKNDEVHKILIDAQTEVDPGKREELYKKAQEIIHEDAPWVPLAHSTPLLAGSAALKNFKPHPTGSDWLGAVDME; encoded by the coding sequence ATGCTGCTCATCCTGCTCGTATCATCCGCGCTTTACGGATGTGGAGGAGATGAAAAATCATCAGGTGACAGCGGCAACAGTGGAGATAATGGAGATCCCAAAGTATTGATCTTCGGTCGCGGGGGAGACTCTGTCGCTCTTGATCCGGGAACAGTAACGGACGGGGAATCATTTAAAGTAACGAAAAACATCTTCGAAACACTTGTTAAATTCGGAGAGCAGGATACAGAAGTAAACCCGGGATTAGCTGAAAAGTGGGAAGTATCCGATGATGGGTTGAACTACAAATTCATGCTGCGTGAGGGAGTGAAATTCCAGGACGGCACAGATTTCAATGCAGAAGCCGTTGTGAAGAACTTCGAACGCTGGATGAACGGGAATGCAGATCAATTCCCTTACTACGGTTCTATGTTTGGCGGTTTTAAAGGTGATGAAGGTCACGTGATCAAAGAAGTGAAAGCGGCTGACGACATGACGGTCGAATTCGTATTAAAGCGTCCTCAAGCACCATTCTTGAAAAACATTGCCATGAGCCCATTTGCGATCGTAAGCCCGAAAGCAATTGATGAACTGGGTGACAAGCTTGCTGAAGCGCCGACAGATGCGGGGACTGGTCCTTTCAAATTTGTTGAGTGGAAGCGTAATGACAAAATCGTCATCGAGAAAAATGAAGACTACTGGAATAAAGATCTACCAAAATTAGATCAAGTGGTATTCAAATCGATCCCTGAAAACTCAGCCCGTCTGAATGCGCTGATTTCAGGTGAAATCGATCTTGCTGATGGTGTAAACCCAAGTGACGCAAGCAAAGTTGAAGGTGATGACAACCTGCAATTATTCGAACGTCCATCCATGAACGTTGGATACTTAGGTTTAACATCTACGCGTAAACCTTTTGATAATCCTAAAGTACGTCAGGCGATCAATTATGCCATCAACAAGCAGGAGATCATTGATGCATTCTTCGAAGGAAAAGCGGAAATGGCCAAAAACCCGATGCCTCCGGTAATCGGCGGATACAATGATGATATCGAGCCTTATGAGTACAACCCTGAAAAAGCGAAGGAACTTCTTGCTGAAGCGGGTCTGAAAGACGGATTTGATATGGAGCTATGGGCAATGCCTGTACCACGTCCATACATGCCGGACGGCCAAAAAGTTGCTGAAGCGATTCAAGCGGATCTTGCTGAAGTAGGAGTAAAAGCCAAAATCGTATCTTACGAGTGGGCGACTTACCTTGAAAAAGCGAAAAATGGAGAAGCGGATGCATTCTTACTCGGCTGGACCGGGGATAATGGAGACGCTGATAACTTCCTATATGTTTTACTTGATCAAGACAATATTGGAAGCAACAACTACTCTTACTACAAAAACGATGAGGTACACAAAATCCTGATCGATGCCCAAACCGAAGTAGATCCTGGAAAACGTGAAGAGCTGTACAAGAAAGCCCAGGAAATCATCCATGAGGATGCTCCATGGGTACCACTTGCTCACTCTACACCACTGCTTGCAGGAAGCGCAGCACTTAAAAACTTCAAGCCGCATCCAACCGGTTCCGACTGGTTAGGCGCAGTGGACATGGAGTAA
- a CDS encoding ABC transporter ATP-binding protein: MTEPLLKVENLKKHFPITGGILGRPVSSVKAVDGVSFTVNKGETLGIVGESGCGKSTTGRMLMRLIDPSEGKVTFEDRELTSLSNSDMRKIRREMQMVFQDPFASLNPRHTVEKILEEPLKVHGMGSAKERKERVHELLNIVGLSSYHAKRYPHQFSGGQRQRIGIARALMTKPKLIIADEPVSALDVSIQSQVLNLMQDLQKEFGLTYIFIAHDLGVVRHISDRVGVMYLGKMVELSDSENLYEKPLHPYTQALLSAVPVPDPDFKRETILLQGDIPSPSNPPSGCTFHTRCPHATDICKQKVPEFKEHQPGHYVACHLY, from the coding sequence ATGACGGAACCGTTGCTAAAGGTTGAGAATCTTAAGAAACATTTCCCGATAACAGGGGGGATCCTTGGACGACCAGTCAGTTCTGTTAAAGCGGTGGACGGGGTTTCTTTTACCGTCAATAAAGGAGAAACCCTTGGAATCGTAGGGGAAAGTGGATGTGGGAAGTCGACGACGGGCAGGATGCTCATGAGACTCATCGACCCATCCGAAGGCAAAGTGACATTTGAAGACCGTGAGCTTACAAGTCTATCAAACTCGGACATGAGGAAGATTCGCCGGGAGATGCAAATGGTCTTTCAGGATCCTTTTGCATCCTTGAATCCCAGACATACGGTAGAAAAGATCCTCGAAGAACCACTCAAGGTTCATGGAATGGGTTCTGCCAAGGAAAGAAAAGAAAGGGTTCATGAACTCCTCAACATCGTCGGCTTAAGCAGCTATCATGCTAAACGTTATCCGCATCAATTCAGCGGAGGACAAAGGCAGAGGATCGGGATTGCCAGGGCGCTCATGACGAAGCCGAAACTCATCATAGCCGATGAGCCTGTGTCGGCCCTGGACGTATCCATTCAGTCCCAGGTATTGAATCTGATGCAGGATCTACAAAAAGAATTCGGACTAACCTATATATTCATCGCACATGATCTCGGTGTAGTCAGACATATAAGCGACCGTGTGGGAGTTATGTATCTCGGAAAAATGGTGGAGCTGAGCGATAGTGAGAATCTCTATGAAAAGCCTCTTCATCCATACACCCAGGCGCTCCTGTCGGCGGTACCCGTACCGGATCCGGATTTCAAAAGGGAAACCATTCTCTTACAGGGGGACATCCCGAGTCCGTCCAATCCACCTAGCGGCTGCACATTCCATACCAGGTGCCCGCATGCAACGGACATCTGCAAACAGAAAGTGCCGGAATTCAAGGAACACCAACCAGGGCATTATGTAGCTTGTCATCTTTACTAG
- a CDS encoding ABC transporter ATP-binding protein: protein MSEQRPLLKVEDLRTSFFTDDGEVPAVDGVSFHVNEGEVLGIVGESGCGKSVTSLSIMGLVPKPPGKIVGGKILYKDEDLTQASEKRMRDIRGNDIAMIFQEPMTSLNPVFTIGDQLIEAIRIHTKVGKKQAREKAVDIMKMVGLPRSEELIKEYPHQLSGGMRQRVMIAMAMVCDPRVLIADEPTTALDVTIQAQILKLMKRLNKELNTAVLLITHDLGVVAETCERVVVMYSGKVVEEGTVEEIFKNPQHPYTKGLIQSVPDMRIKQQRLHSIQGNVPKPGSIKTGCRFAARCDAAFDRCLVETPELYETSQGHCTRCFLFDEAEEGVYDGTVAKG from the coding sequence ATGAGCGAACAGCGTCCTTTACTGAAAGTGGAAGATTTAAGGACCTCCTTTTTTACGGATGATGGAGAAGTTCCTGCAGTCGATGGAGTCAGTTTTCATGTGAACGAAGGGGAGGTGCTCGGGATTGTCGGGGAAAGTGGATGCGGGAAAAGTGTCACTTCCTTATCCATCATGGGTCTCGTACCAAAGCCGCCAGGGAAAATCGTCGGCGGAAAAATCCTTTATAAAGATGAAGACCTGACACAGGCTTCCGAAAAGCGGATGAGAGATATCCGGGGCAATGACATAGCGATGATTTTCCAGGAACCGATGACATCGTTGAACCCCGTCTTTACCATAGGAGATCAATTAATCGAAGCAATACGCATACATACGAAAGTAGGAAAGAAACAGGCAAGGGAAAAGGCCGTCGACATCATGAAGATGGTCGGCTTGCCGAGATCTGAAGAATTAATCAAGGAATACCCTCACCAATTATCCGGAGGGATGAGGCAAAGGGTCATGATCGCCATGGCGATGGTGTGCGATCCCCGCGTCCTGATAGCAGACGAACCTACAACGGCATTGGACGTGACAATCCAGGCCCAAATTTTAAAATTAATGAAGCGGTTAAATAAGGAACTGAACACAGCCGTACTCCTGATCACACATGATTTAGGGGTTGTGGCAGAAACGTGTGAACGGGTCGTTGTCATGTACTCAGGCAAGGTGGTGGAAGAGGGCACTGTTGAAGAAATCTTCAAGAACCCTCAGCATCCTTACACGAAAGGCCTGATACAATCAGTACCCGACATGCGCATCAAGCAGCAGCGACTTCACTCGATCCAGGGGAATGTTCCAAAGCCGGGATCGATCAAGACAGGCTGTCGATTTGCAGCCCGCTGTGATGCAGCATTCGATCGCTGTTTAGTGGAAACACCGGAATTATATGAAACATCACAAGGACATTGCACACGATGCTTCCTGTTCGATGAAGCGGAGGAGGGAGTTTATGACGGAACCGTTGCTAAAGGTTGA
- a CDS encoding ABC transporter ATP-binding protein — MDSIKRYLQFVKPYKWQIIGTLIIGIIKFTIPLLIPVLIKYVIDDIVGAKGLTADEKTSQLLMIMGIMLVLFLLVRPPVEYYRQYFAQWTGNKILYDLRDYLFSHIQRLSFKYYSNTRAGEVISRVINDVEQTKNFVITGLMNLWLDAATIVIALSIMFTMDVSLTLVSLIAFPFYAFSVRYFFGRLRGLTRDRSQALAEVQSHLHERVQGMAVIKSFAVEDYEQKQFQDQNHNFLTKALKQTSWNAKAFAVVNTITDISPLIIIGYAGLQVINGDLTIGTMAAFIAYIDRLYGPLRRLVNSSTTLTQSIASMDRVFEFMDEKYDIDDEPGAVPCENVQGDIQFNNVSFRYETDEERVLRNLNLDIRTGETVALVGMSGGGKSSFVSLIPRFYDVTEGEILLDGTDIRRFQVRSLRDNIGMVLQDNILFSESVKMNIKFGNPEATDEEVIEAAKAANAHDFIMKLPQGYDTRVGERGVKLSGGQKQRVAIARVFLKNPPILILDEATSALDLESEHLIQESLEVLAKDRTTFIVAHRLSTITHADRIIHMEHGEVVEMGTHEDLMKKQGHYYKLFQVQQLDQ, encoded by the coding sequence TTGGATAGTATCAAACGGTACCTTCAGTTTGTCAAACCTTATAAGTGGCAGATCATAGGTACATTAATTATAGGCATCATTAAATTCACCATCCCTTTATTGATCCCCGTATTAATCAAGTATGTCATTGATGATATCGTCGGGGCTAAAGGACTGACAGCCGATGAGAAGACAAGTCAGCTGCTCATGATCATGGGAATCATGCTCGTCCTGTTCCTCCTTGTGAGGCCGCCGGTGGAATATTACAGGCAGTACTTTGCACAGTGGACAGGCAACAAGATCCTGTATGATTTGAGGGATTATCTTTTCTCGCATATTCAGCGGCTAAGCTTTAAGTACTATTCGAATACAAGGGCGGGGGAAGTCATTTCAAGGGTCATCAATGACGTGGAGCAGACGAAGAATTTCGTCATCACCGGGCTGATGAATCTTTGGCTGGATGCGGCCACCATTGTGATTGCCTTGTCCATCATGTTCACGATGGATGTATCGCTCACCCTTGTGTCTCTCATCGCTTTTCCATTCTACGCCTTCAGTGTCCGCTATTTCTTCGGCAGGCTCAGGGGCTTGACCAGAGATCGCTCCCAGGCGCTTGCAGAAGTTCAAAGCCATCTGCATGAACGGGTCCAGGGGATGGCTGTCATCAAGAGCTTTGCTGTTGAAGATTATGAACAGAAGCAATTCCAGGATCAGAATCATAATTTCCTTACGAAGGCTTTAAAGCAGACAAGCTGGAATGCGAAGGCGTTTGCGGTCGTCAATACGATCACGGATATCTCCCCGTTGATCATCATTGGTTATGCCGGGCTGCAAGTGATCAATGGAGACCTTACCATTGGTACGATGGCTGCATTCATTGCGTATATCGACCGCCTGTATGGCCCGCTCAGACGACTGGTGAATTCATCTACAACACTGACTCAATCGATTGCTTCCATGGATCGTGTCTTTGAATTCATGGATGAAAAGTATGATATCGATGATGAGCCGGGCGCGGTTCCTTGTGAAAATGTACAGGGAGATATCCAGTTCAACAATGTCTCTTTCCGTTATGAAACGGATGAAGAGAGAGTGCTCCGGAACCTCAACCTGGATATCAGGACGGGGGAAACCGTTGCGCTGGTCGGTATGAGCGGCGGGGGGAAATCATCCTTCGTTAGTCTGATCCCCCGCTTCTATGATGTAACCGAAGGGGAAATCCTTTTAGACGGAACGGACATCAGGAGGTTCCAGGTGAGATCTTTGCGGGACAACATCGGGATGGTACTGCAGGACAATATTCTCTTCAGTGAGTCCGTCAAGATGAATATTAAGTTCGGTAATCCCGAAGCGACGGATGAAGAGGTCATCGAGGCGGCGAAAGCGGCGAATGCCCATGACTTCATCATGAAATTGCCCCAAGGCTACGATACCCGCGTAGGGGAGCGTGGCGTGAAGCTGTCAGGCGGTCAGAAGCAAAGGGTGGCGATTGCAAGGGTATTCCTGAAGAATCCGCCGATCCTCATCCTGGATGAAGCGACTTCTGCCCTTGATTTAGAAAGCGAACACCTCATCCAGGAATCCCTTGAAGTCCTGGCAAAAGACCGGACGACCTTTATTGTGGCCCATCGACTATCCACGATCACTCACGCGGACCGGATCATCCACATGGAGCATGGGGAAGTTGTCGAAATGGGGACACACGAAGATTTAATGAAGAAGCAAGGTCACTACTACAAACTCTTCCAAGTGCAACAACTTGACCAATAA
- a CDS encoding nucleoside tri-diphosphate phosphatase — MAVPTEGKSVQIHSFKHDGNIHRIWNETTVLKGTTNQIIGGNDRTMVTESDGRTWMTREPAICYFHSELWFNIICMIREDGIYYYCNLSSPFVYDHEAIKYIDYDLDIKVFPDMTYTLLDEDEYEAHRKLYGYPDVIDHILKRNVDKLVRWIRQRKGPFAPDFIDIWYERYLTHRG; from the coding sequence ATGGCGGTTCCCACTGAAGGAAAATCTGTACAAATACATAGCTTCAAGCATGATGGAAACATTCACCGCATCTGGAATGAGACGACGGTCCTGAAAGGGACGACCAATCAGATCATCGGTGGAAATGACCGGACGATGGTGACGGAGTCAGACGGAAGGACATGGATGACACGAGAACCGGCCATCTGCTATTTTCATTCAGAGCTATGGTTTAACATTATTTGTATGATTCGTGAGGACGGTATTTATTATTATTGTAATTTAAGCTCACCATTTGTATATGATCATGAGGCGATCAAGTATATCGATTACGACTTGGATATCAAAGTGTTTCCCGACATGACATATACACTGCTCGATGAAGATGAGTATGAAGCTCATCGAAAGTTGTACGGTTACCCGGATGTGATCGATCATATCCTTAAGCGGAATGTAGATAAGCTTGTCCGCTGGATCAGACAGAGAAAAGGGCCATTCGCCCCGGACTTTATCGATATTTGGTACGAGCGATATTTGACGCACAGAGGGTAA
- a CDS encoding YgaB family protein, giving the protein MLQQRFNELVSVQLGTMDKLLYLQSEIERCQALEEELIELQEMTKVESIQKEILRKKKDLREIQQTFQEQTDEVIRSYQKEQSGVTS; this is encoded by the coding sequence GTGTTGCAGCAACGATTTAATGAGTTGGTTTCGGTACAGCTGGGTACAATGGATAAGTTGTTATATCTTCAGTCCGAGATAGAGCGTTGCCAGGCGTTGGAGGAAGAATTGATCGAACTTCAGGAGATGACAAAGGTAGAATCGATACAGAAGGAAATCCTTAGGAAGAAGAAGGATCTCAGGGAAATCCAGCAAACCTTCCAAGAGCAGACCGATGAAGTGATCCGTTCCTATCAAAAGGAACAAAGCGGTGTCACATCATAA
- a CDS encoding gamma-type small acid-soluble spore protein has translation MAKQPNKTQSGTSVQHVKQQNAQAGQAQQQQYGTEFASETTAAQHVKQQNQQAEANKAKASGKYGQQQ, from the coding sequence ATGGCAAAACAACCAAACAAAACTCAATCTGGTACAAGCGTTCAACACGTGAAACAACAAAACGCTCAAGCTGGTCAAGCTCAGCAACAACAATACGGTACTGAGTTCGCTTCTGAAACGACAGCAGCTCAACACGTAAAGCAACAAAACCAACAAGCAGAAGCTAACAAAGCGAAAGCTTCTGGAAAATACGGTCAACAACAATAA